AGCGGTTTTTAAGTAGCAGGTTTGAGTAGCAGGTTTGAGTAGCAGGTTTGAGTAACAGGTTCGAGTAGCAGGTTCGAGTGGAAGAAGAGGGACTCTATTTCCCAGGGAATTGTCTAAAGACGCCAAAGAGGGAGAAGATGCTATTGATAGGTGTGAGAATATTCCCGATCGTGTCCGTAATCTTGGCACCCAAGGAGCGATCGACCAGAATCACATCACGACTTTGCAATATAGGATTGGAATCGGAATTAATGGGTTTATCCAAATTGATTGCGATCTTGCGGCGGGCAACGGTGCCATTGGGATTCAGCCGAATCAGTTCCACCGTCTTCTTCTTGGCCCGTGGCCCAAAGCCCCCTGCCAACATAATCGCTTCATTCAGTGAAGTCCCTGTAGGAATCGTTTGAACCCCTGGAGCCAACACTTCACCCAGCAAATTCACCTTGATTTCTCCCGGAGAAACGTTGGCGCGACCGACTTGGAGAGCCACTTCTGACGGAATTTCGGTAGCGGTATGCAAAATCACGGTATCGCCATCCCGAATAGCAATATCTTGGCTGAGATCGCCATTCGTTAGGAGATCCCACAGACTGCTGTTAATAATTTCCGCCGTGCCATCCCGCAGGGGTCGCCGGATCTCGATTTGTTGTAAATTCGTTTGTTGTGTAATGCCGCCTGCCTCTTCAATAATTTGCGTCAGTTTGGGCAGTTCTCCATTTTTCGGTGTGACGACATAGGCTCCAGGCCGATTGACTTCGCCCAGAATCGCTACATGGACATTACTCATTTCCGAGAGCAACACCATAATCACAGGCTTGACTAATACCTGGGCATCCGCGTACAGTTTGCTAATGGTTGTAGCCGCTTCGGATTCAGTCATGCCCTCCACATCCACCG
The Alkalinema sp. FACHB-956 DNA segment above includes these coding regions:
- a CDS encoding SLBB domain-containing protein, whose protein sequence is MSRLTQISSASLLSLLWIAHGGLSAVVLAQTTNSTTSTTASIATPLPPTIPPVTPNPLKPITTPLPPTILPGRSTPNARNGASIPNSNSTFNNLNPNSLNPQPTNPVFNSSSPNTPNTIPNAIPNPTPSNPTPFITPNVIPNTNPNANPNANLNANPNAIPETGIPRPDRNWAVPDRGIPQPNRPVQYTLAPGDRINVVIYNVPEFTGAYQLMVDGTIMLPVIGAVDVEGMTESEAATTISKLYADAQVLVKPVIMVLLSEMSNVHVAILGEVNRPGAYVVTPKNGELPKLTQIIEEAGGITQQTNLQQIEIRRPLRDGTAEIINSSLWDLLTNGDLSQDIAIRDGDTVILHTATEIPSEVALQVGRANVSPGEIKVNLLGEVLAPGVQTIPTGTSLNEAIMLAGGFGPRAKKKTVELIRLNPNGTVARRKIAINLDKPINSDSNPILQSRDVILVDRSLGAKITDTIGNILTPINSIFSLFGVFRQFPGK